One genomic window of Ottowia oryzae includes the following:
- a CDS encoding DUF4230 domain-containing protein, whose protein sequence is MVLALSLLANVLLAVWLWRALPPAPAPLPTAVGEAVVLRTPGGRLEVSELRQTESFEVTRDHDVLGVPMGSTYSRVRVPAHYRYHVDLAPEWRVRVLPDGGVRVIAPRVRPSLPVAIDTAQLQTESRGLWSLFTGPAQVKALEKGITAQLGRKAATAPLLDRQREAARKTVAEFVAKWLMTQTAWQPHAGRTVQVLFADEPIEALNAACGSRPDCAAQWLGAQGL, encoded by the coding sequence GTGGTGCTGGCGCTCAGCCTGCTCGCCAACGTGCTGCTGGCCGTCTGGCTGTGGCGAGCCCTGCCGCCCGCGCCTGCGCCTCTGCCCACTGCCGTGGGCGAAGCGGTGGTGCTGCGCACGCCCGGCGGGCGGCTGGAGGTGTCAGAGCTGCGGCAGACAGAGAGTTTTGAAGTCACCCGCGACCACGACGTGCTGGGCGTGCCCATGGGCAGCACCTATTCGCGCGTGCGCGTGCCAGCGCACTACCGCTACCACGTGGATCTGGCGCCCGAATGGCGGGTGCGCGTGCTGCCCGATGGCGGCGTGCGCGTGATCGCACCGCGCGTGCGGCCCTCGCTGCCGGTGGCCATCGACACGGCGCAGCTGCAGACCGAGTCGCGCGGGCTGTGGTCGCTGTTCACCGGACCGGCGCAGGTGAAGGCGCTTGAGAAGGGCATCACCGCCCAGCTGGGGCGCAAGGCCGCCACCGCGCCCCTGCTGGACCGCCAGCGCGAGGCCGCGCGCAAGACGGTGGCCGAGTTCGTCGCCAAATGGCTGATGACCCAGACCGCATGGCAGCCGCACGCAGGCCGCACGGTGCAGGTGCTGTTTGCCGACGAGCCGATTGAGGCGCTCAACGCCGCCTGCGGCAGCCGCCCCGACTGCGCGGCGCAATGGTTGGGGGCGCAGGGCCTGTAG
- a CDS encoding DUF3717 domain-containing protein has product MDVLHIVDLEAAINHWRARAPSQAGAALAPEVAALAEVYARMAIAQRQTLEVAALSDDARSAWLAWYDTTPDTPCIAICSTNQGDAVCKGCGRTEDEVRHWLSMGPFAKRAVWQRITLAQTAWRFTRYAERARDVASVGPVPAPGTASHAAPASASTAARPSVARPAAARPAREALASHRPPVV; this is encoded by the coding sequence ATGGACGTTTTGCACATCGTTGACCTGGAAGCCGCCATCAACCACTGGCGCGCCCGCGCGCCCAGCCAGGCGGGCGCTGCGCTGGCGCCCGAGGTGGCCGCGCTGGCCGAGGTGTACGCGCGCATGGCCATCGCCCAGCGGCAGACGCTGGAAGTGGCCGCGCTGAGCGACGACGCCCGCAGCGCATGGCTGGCCTGGTACGACACCACGCCCGACACGCCGTGCATCGCCATCTGCTCCACCAACCAGGGCGACGCGGTCTGCAAAGGCTGCGGCCGCACCGAGGACGAAGTGCGCCACTGGCTGTCGATGGGCCCCTTTGCCAAGCGCGCCGTGTGGCAGCGCATCACGCTGGCGCAGACCGCCTGGCGCTTCACGCGCTATGCCGAACGCGCCCGCGACGTGGCCAGCGTGGGGCCGGTGCCCGCGCCCGGCACCGCGTCGCACGCCGCACCTGCATCGGCCAGCACGGCTGCCCGGCCATCGGTTGCGCGCCCCGCTGCGGCGCGGCCCGCGCGCGAGGCGCTTGCCAGCCACCGCCCGCCAGTGGTCTAA